Proteins encoded together in one Benincasa hispida cultivar B227 chromosome 1, ASM972705v1, whole genome shotgun sequence window:
- the LOC120070343 gene encoding PTI1-like tyrosine-protein kinase At3g15890, whose product MVWNCFSCIGGHHNKSQKSMTDNVDYPWEIYTLKELLQATNNFNKDNKIGEGGFGSVYWGRTSKGVDIAVKRLKAMTAKAEMEFAVEVEILARVRHENLLGLRGFYAGGEERLIVYDYMPNHSLLSHLHGQLADQCLLDWQRRVSIAIGAAKGLSYLHHEARPHIIHRDIKASNVLLDSDFEAKVADFGFAKLIPDGVSHLTTRVKGTLGYLAPEYAMWGKVAESCDVYSFGILLLEIVSGRKPLEKLPNGTKRDIVQWATPYAQTEDFDHIADPRLNQNFDVHDLKSIVTIALKCTDANAETRPSMKQVVTWLKDDLRTKKDLQDQDQHQDQDQDQDQVQDQDEGQENYQKYHTDYEELEKQQFDDGGIWR is encoded by the exons ATGGTTTGGAATTGCTTCAGTTGCATTGGCGGTCACCACAATAAATCACAGAAAAG TATGACAGACAACGTAGATTATCCATGGGAAATCTATACTCTCAAGGAGCTTCTTCAAGCCACAAATAACTTCAACAAAGATAACAAAATTGGTGAAGGAGGATTTGGAAGTGTTTATTGGGGTCGAACGAGTAAAGGCGTCGAC ATAGCAGTGAAAAGACTGAAGGCCATGACTGCAAAGGCAGAGATGGAGTTTGCAGTTGAAGTGGAGATTCTTGCTAGGGTTAGACATGAAAATCTTTTGGGTTTGAGAGGATTTTATGCCGGTGGAGAAGAAAGACTTATTGTATACGATTACATGCCAAATCATAGCTTGCTTTCCCATTTACATGGTCAATTAGCTGATCAATGTCTTTTAGATTGGCAACGAAGAGTAAGCATCGCCATTGGAGCAGCCAAAGGTTTATC GTACTTACATCACGAGGCAAGACCTCACATAATACACAGAGATATAAAGGCAAGTAATGTTCTATTGGACTCAGATTTCGAAGCAAAAGTTGCTGATTTTGGGTTCGCAAAGCTAATACCAGATGGAGTTTCTCATTTAACCACAAGAGTTAAAGGGACTTTAGGATATTTAGCTCCTGAATATGCAATGTGGGGAAAGGTTGCAGAAAGTTGTGACGTGTACAGCTTTGGAATTTTATTGTTGGAAATTGTTAGTGGTCGAAAGCCCTTAGAAAAGCTTCCAAATGGCACAAAACGAGATATTGTTCAATGGGCCACTCCATATGCTCAAACCGAGGATTTTGATCACATTGCTGATCCACGATTGAACCAAAATTTTGATGTTCATGACTTGAAATCTATTGTCACCATTGCCTTGAAATGCACTGATGCTAATGCTGAGACTCGCCCTAGTATGAAACAAGTCGTTACTTGGCTTAAGGATGACTTGAGAACAAAGAAAGATCTTCAGGATCAAGATCAACATCAAGATCAAGATCAAGATCAAGATCAAGTTCAAGATCAAGATGAAGGTCAAGAAAATTATCAGAAGTATCATACAGATTATGAGGAGCTTGAGAAACAGCAATTTGATGATGGTGGGATATGGAGGTGA